The window AGTCCCGCGGAGTGGCGACGGATGTTGAGGAGGTACTTCGCGAGGGTTCGTGGCCCCGCAGCGGAGAGCAGCGTCGAGGCGGCGATCCACTCGAACCGGTCGAACCCGCGGTCCATCCCGGTCGCACCGCTCAGGTGGCCGTTCCGGGACAGACAGGCGGTTCGGTAGCCGGCGTCGCTGAACCGTTCAGCGACTGTCGGCAGCTCCGGTGGGATGGTCTCCCCGTCGACGCCGACCGTGTTGTGCGATGGGTACGTTCCCGTGAGGATACTCGCGCTGGAGGGCAACGTCCAGATACCGGCGGCGATACAGGTCGAGAACGACCGCCCCGCCCCGGCCATGTGCTGGAGGCGCGGGGTCGTGTCCCGGTCGTGGCCACCCATCGTGGTCCGGTCCTGACGGACGCTATCGAGGGTGACCCAGACGACGTTCGGCCGGCTGTCCATAGCCGGCGTTGACTGCCGGGATTACCAAACCTTTCCATCTCCGCGGCCGGTCCCGTCAGAGTCTTGCCCGCACGCGCCGGACGGCGAGCCATGACGCTCGTCGTCCTCGGGCTGGACGCCCTCGACCCGGACCTCGTCGACCCCGACGAGCACCCGAACCTCGCGCTCGACGCCCGCCGCACAATCGACACAATCGACAGCGTCGCGGGCGAACCGAGCACGCACGAGCTGTGGCCCACCATCATCACGGGACTGCGCCCGTCGGAACACGGTCTCGAACTCGAGGACGGCGTGGCGTGGGGGAACCCGCTGCTGGAGTTCGGGAGCGACGTGGCCGACCGCGTTCTGCCCGACGGTCTCCAGAGCCGCATCGGCGCCTGGCTGCTCACGAACACCGGGACCGACGCCTTCCGGACGCCGGCGACATACTACGCCGAGAACGGTCTCTCGACGGTGTTCGACGGGCGTGACGCGCTCGCCATCGGCGTCCCCAACTACGTGACCGACCCGGACGCCGAGGACCGCGAGCACCAGCTCCGGCGCAACCTCGGCGACCTGTTCGAGCGCGACCCCGATGCCGTCGGCGGGCACGTCTCCTCGGCGCCTCGCGAGTTCTACGAACAGTGCCTCGAGATGCTGATGATACGCGTCGCTCGCACGCGGCGAGGGCTCCGCAGCGGGAACCACGAACTCGTGTTCGGCTACACTAGCGGGCTGGACCTCGTCGGGCACATCGCCTACGAGGAGCCGCGCCTGCAGGACCGCTCGTACGAGGAGGCCGACGCGTTCGTCGGCGAACTCCGTGCGGACCTCGGCGAGGACGACGAACTCCTGCTCGTCTCCGACCACGGCCTGCAGGACGGGGTCCACACCCACGAGGCGATGGTCGCCGGGACCAGCGAGCGGCTGGTCGCGGACATCGACTCCGTGACGGACGTGCGGGCGGCTATCGACACCGAACTGGACGCGCACGACCATACGCCCGCCGACCCGTGGGCCGGGTCGGAGGCGAGCGAGCGCAGCGAGCAGTCCGACGTGGTGAAAGAACAGTTGGAAGACCTCGGTTACATGTAGAGTTCGACTATATCTCCACAACTCGACCCGTTATCAGAATACCGTCTGCTCCCGTACGATAGCTACGCGTATCCGAGGTCCTCCAGCCGCTGCTGAACGTCGTCGTCGACGCTTTCGGTTTCAGTCGTGACACCCGCATCGGCGAGGCCGTCGAACGCGGCAGTCACACGTTCGACCCCCTCCTCGGCTATCGGATACGAGGTGATTGCATCGCGAACGACTGTCTCCACAGCCGAGGACCGCCAGGTCGCCCACTTGTGAACGGCCCCGTCATCACCGTCCTCGTAGAAGACCCGAGTCTCTGCCTCGTACGGGGAGAGGTCGTCACAGTAGTGCTCCGCGTTGCGGCGCATCCGTTCGTTCAGGCCCGACCCGGCAGCCAGCACGGGGCCGGTATCGTCGGCGAGCGGGTCGCCATCGGCGCCACGGAGCGTGGCCTCGACGAGGTCCGGGAACTGCGTGAGGCTGCAGACCGAATCGACGGTTCGACCTCCCTCTCGTCCCGGGTAGTGGACCACGAGCGGGACGTGGAGCAGCACCTCGTGGG of the Haloglomus salinum genome contains:
- a CDS encoding alkaline phosphatase family protein translates to MTLVVLGLDALDPDLVDPDEHPNLALDARRTIDTIDSVAGEPSTHELWPTIITGLRPSEHGLELEDGVAWGNPLLEFGSDVADRVLPDGLQSRIGAWLLTNTGTDAFRTPATYYAENGLSTVFDGRDALAIGVPNYVTDPDAEDREHQLRRNLGDLFERDPDAVGGHVSSAPREFYEQCLEMLMIRVARTRRGLRSGNHELVFGYTSGLDLVGHIAYEEPRLQDRSYEEADAFVGELRADLGEDDELLLVSDHGLQDGVHTHEAMVAGTSERLVADIDSVTDVRAAIDTELDAHDHTPADPWAGSEASERSEQSDVVKEQLEDLGYM